From the genome of Halorussus caseinilyticus, one region includes:
- a CDS encoding alpha/beta hydrolase produces the protein MSEANADIEEIVSEVPPLHTLSLEQARQGYADFLAIERDLTSLADVQDSVVPGPDGNNVPIRVYTPEGEGPFPVLVWMHGGGFMLGDIESYDPVCRVLAEELGCIVVSPDYRLAPEHKFPAGLRDCYAVVEWAASRTEILGGDSDKIIVGGDSAGGNLAAAVSLMARDKGGPEIDYQVLVYPTTTFSYEFADEPQGGANYFITEPDLEWSWDNYLENQIDGMSPYASPLQANDLSDLPPATVLTAELDPLQDEGVAYAERLADAGVPVKHSNYDDMVHSFFTNLSEPRVQEAWDAVAEIDAHLEDAFGEEEERELVVA, from the coding sequence ATGTCAGAGGCCAACGCCGACATCGAAGAGATAGTTTCCGAAGTTCCCCCGCTTCACACCCTGTCGCTCGAACAGGCACGTCAGGGATACGCCGACTTCCTTGCCATCGAACGCGACCTCACGTCGCTGGCCGACGTGCAGGACAGCGTGGTTCCGGGCCCGGACGGTAACAACGTCCCCATCCGCGTCTACACACCGGAAGGCGAGGGTCCGTTCCCGGTCCTCGTCTGGATGCACGGCGGCGGGTTCATGCTCGGCGACATCGAATCCTACGACCCGGTTTGCCGGGTTCTCGCTGAAGAACTCGGCTGTATCGTCGTCTCGCCCGACTACCGACTCGCGCCCGAACACAAGTTCCCCGCGGGACTTCGGGACTGCTACGCCGTCGTCGAGTGGGCCGCCTCCCGCACGGAGATTCTCGGCGGCGACTCCGACAAAATCATCGTCGGCGGCGACAGCGCGGGCGGTAACCTCGCGGCGGCCGTCTCGCTCATGGCGCGCGACAAGGGCGGACCGGAAATCGACTATCAGGTGTTGGTCTACCCGACGACGACGTTCTCCTACGAGTTCGCCGACGAACCGCAAGGCGGCGCGAACTACTTCATCACCGAACCCGACCTCGAATGGTCGTGGGACAACTACCTCGAGAACCAAATCGACGGCATGAGTCCGTACGCCTCGCCGTTGCAGGCGAACGACCTGAGCGACCTCCCGCCCGCGACGGTCCTCACGGCCGAGTTGGACCCCCTGCAGGACGAAGGCGTCGCGTACGCCGAGCGACTGGCCGACGCTGGCGTCCCCGTCAAGCACTCGAACTACGACGACATGGTTCACTCGTTCTTCACGAATCTGTCCGAACCCCGCGTCCAAGAGGCGTGGGACGCCGTGGCCGAAATCGACGCCCACCTCGAAGACGCCTTCGGCGAAGAGGAAGAAAGAGAACTCGTGGTTGCCTGA
- a CDS encoding DUF6789 family protein yields MASETTTAVERPTEQFAWKGGALAGLLAGIVMGAMLTTQMGPVIRVAIPSMYGLEGLAAGWVAHLFHSVVLGVAFAGLATAVGVGESTGRAAAFGVGYGVVLWVVLAAVVMPIWLSAVGSPANPPLPNFDPESLVGHVVYGLVLGVAFPSLRDL; encoded by the coding sequence ATGGCTTCGGAAACCACCACCGCGGTCGAGCGGCCAACCGAACAGTTCGCGTGGAAGGGCGGCGCGCTAGCCGGTCTCCTCGCCGGAATCGTCATGGGCGCGATGCTCACGACTCAGATGGGACCGGTCATCCGGGTCGCCATCCCCTCGATGTACGGACTGGAGGGTCTCGCGGCCGGGTGGGTCGCCCACCTCTTCCACTCGGTCGTCCTCGGGGTCGCGTTCGCCGGACTCGCAACTGCGGTCGGCGTCGGCGAGTCCACCGGTCGGGCCGCCGCGTTCGGCGTCGGATACGGCGTCGTCCTCTGGGTCGTCCTCGCGGCGGTCGTCATGCCGATTTGGTTGAGTGCGGTCGGGTCGCCCGCGAACCCGCCGCTCCCGAACTTCGACCCCGAGAGCCTCGTCGGACACGTCGTCTACGGTCTCGTCCTCGGGGTCGCGTTCCCGTCCCTTCGAGACCTGTAG
- a CDS encoding NAD(P)/FAD-dependent oxidoreductase — protein MFDVAVVGGGPAGLSAALFTEKNGLDTVVFDTDETWMHHAHLFNYLGVRSISGSEFMEVARGQVDDRGVTRKQGEEVTSVEQDGDGFVVSTEDDDYETDYVVLATGDDSDLAEELGCEFKDDETVAVDVTMETSVEDAYATGAMVRNGEYEAVISAGDGGAAGLNILSKEKGEHFHDFDTPDDVPTLADETVEDED, from the coding sequence ATGTTCGACGTAGCAGTCGTCGGCGGCGGACCCGCCGGACTGAGTGCCGCACTGTTCACCGAGAAGAACGGACTCGACACCGTGGTCTTCGACACCGACGAGACGTGGATGCACCACGCTCACCTGTTCAACTACCTCGGCGTCCGCTCAATCAGCGGTAGCGAGTTCATGGAAGTCGCCCGCGGACAGGTCGACGACCGCGGCGTCACGCGCAAGCAGGGCGAGGAAGTCACGAGCGTCGAGCAGGACGGCGATGGATTCGTCGTCTCGACCGAGGACGACGACTACGAGACCGACTACGTGGTCCTCGCCACCGGCGACGACAGCGACCTCGCCGAGGAGTTGGGATGCGAGTTCAAGGACGACGAGACGGTGGCCGTGGACGTGACGATGGAGACCAGCGTCGAGGACGCCTACGCCACGGGCGCGATGGTCCGCAACGGCGAGTACGAGGCGGTCATCTCGGCGGGCGACGGCGGCGCGGCGGGACTCAACATCCTCTCGAAGGAGAAGGGCGAACACTTCCACGACTTCGACACGCCCGACGACGTGCCGACGCTGGCCGACGAGACCGTCGAGGACGAGGACTGA
- a CDS encoding CapA family protein, whose protein sequence is MPRLGFTGDVMLGRKVDERQRHVRRPATAVWGNLAERLRALDALFVNLECCLSTRGERWTRTYRPFHFRADPDWAVPALEAVGVRWASLANNHLMDYGERALLDTLNHLDAAGIARSGAGTDREAAREPATVEVGGTDARDADESASRASVSDQSASDSSDADALRIAFVSATDNTPEFAAGPDRPGTAHIGLSDESEARETTAEMLARARETDSDLLVASLHWGPNMVEEPPEYFRRFGRWLADRGVDLIHGHSAHVFQGVEIHDGTPILYDCGDFVDDYAVDPDRRNDRSFLFEVGVEDGEITELRLLSTEIHDFAVHEASPRAAAWSRSRMRELSAPFGTEFEDDDGELVVDV, encoded by the coding sequence ATGCCACGGCTCGGATTCACGGGGGACGTGATGCTCGGCCGGAAGGTAGACGAGCGCCAGCGTCACGTCCGGCGACCCGCGACTGCCGTCTGGGGGAATCTCGCCGAGCGCCTGCGCGCGCTAGACGCTCTCTTCGTCAACTTGGAGTGTTGTCTCTCGACGCGCGGCGAGCGGTGGACCCGGACCTACCGCCCGTTCCACTTCCGGGCCGACCCGGACTGGGCGGTGCCCGCCCTCGAAGCGGTCGGGGTCCGGTGGGCGAGTCTCGCCAACAACCACCTGATGGACTACGGCGAACGCGCACTGCTGGACACGCTAAACCACCTCGACGCGGCGGGAATCGCCCGGTCGGGTGCCGGAACGGACCGCGAGGCGGCGCGCGAACCCGCGACGGTCGAAGTGGGCGGAACGGACGCACGGGACGCCGACGAGTCGGCGTCCCGTGCGTCGGTGTCCGACCAATCGGCGTCCGACTCGTCGGACGCCGACGCCCTCCGAATCGCGTTCGTCTCGGCGACGGACAACACGCCCGAGTTCGCCGCCGGACCGGACAGACCCGGTACGGCGCACATCGGCCTCTCGGACGAATCCGAGGCCCGCGAGACGACGGCCGAGATGCTGGCCCGCGCCCGCGAGACCGACTCCGACCTGCTGGTTGCGTCGCTTCACTGGGGACCCAACATGGTCGAGGAACCGCCCGAGTACTTCCGGCGGTTCGGTCGCTGGTTGGCCGACCGGGGCGTGGACCTGATTCACGGCCACAGCGCCCACGTCTTTCAGGGCGTCGAGATTCACGACGGGACGCCGATTCTGTACGACTGCGGCGACTTCGTGGACGACTACGCCGTGGACCCGGACCGCCGAAACGACCGGAGTTTCCTCTTCGAGGTCGGCGTCGAGGACGGCGAGATAACCGAACTCCGACTGCTTTCGACCGAAATCCACGACTTCGCGGTCCACGAGGCGAGTCCGCGCGCCGCGGCGTGGAGCAGGTCGCGGATGCGGGAGTTGTCGGCACCCTTCGGGACCGAGTTCGAGGACGACGACGGGGAGTTGGTGGTGGACGTGTAG
- the argF gene encoding ornithine carbamoyltransferase, which produces MSKHATTSATNPTAESTVSHFLDVDDLTDDELAEVFSTAGELKVAHRAGKSHPVLANQTLAMLFEKPSTRTRVSFETGMTQLGGHAIYLGPDTTHLDHGEPVADTARALSRYVDAVMARVFDHDALEAMASHASVPVINGLSDDAHPCQTLADLFTIYEQFDGFEDVSVAWVGDGNNVAQSFAVGAAMAGLDLTMATPEGYEPAEGVLARADARGQAPEVVNDPEAAVEGADVVYTDVWVSMGEEDEREEKLGDFDGFQVSDDLLANAPEAAVMHCLPAHRGEEITGDVLESEQAIVWEQAENRMHTQKALIAHLLGE; this is translated from the coding sequence ATGAGCAAACACGCCACCACGTCCGCGACGAACCCGACCGCCGAATCGACAGTCAGCCACTTCCTCGACGTAGACGACCTCACGGACGACGAACTCGCCGAAGTGTTCTCGACCGCGGGAGAACTGAAGGTGGCCCACCGAGCGGGCAAGTCTCACCCGGTCTTGGCGAACCAGACGCTCGCCATGCTGTTCGAGAAGCCCAGTACCCGGACGCGGGTCTCCTTCGAGACGGGGATGACCCAACTCGGCGGGCACGCGATTTACCTCGGTCCGGACACGACTCACTTGGACCACGGCGAACCGGTCGCAGACACCGCCCGCGCCCTCTCTCGGTACGTGGACGCGGTGATGGCCCGCGTGTTCGACCACGACGCCCTCGAAGCGATGGCGTCCCACGCGTCGGTGCCGGTGATAAACGGTCTCTCGGACGACGCCCACCCGTGCCAGACCCTCGCGGACCTGTTCACCATCTACGAGCAGTTCGACGGGTTCGAGGACGTGTCGGTCGCGTGGGTCGGCGACGGCAACAACGTCGCCCAGTCGTTCGCCGTCGGCGCGGCGATGGCCGGACTCGACCTGACGATGGCGACGCCCGAGGGGTACGAACCCGCAGAGGGCGTCCTCGCGCGCGCCGACGCCCGCGGCCAAGCCCCCGAAGTCGTCAACGACCCGGAGGCGGCCGTCGAAGGTGCAGACGTAGTGTACACCGACGTTTGGGTCAGCATGGGCGAAGAAGACGAACGCGAGGAGAAACTCGGCGACTTCGACGGTTTTCAGGTGAGCGACGACCTGTTGGCGAACGCGCCCGAGGCGGCCGTGATGCACTGTCTGCCCGCCCACCGCGGCGAGGAGATTACCGGCGACGTGCTGGAGAGCGAGCAGGCAATCGTCTGGGAGCAGGCCGAAAACCGGATGCACACCCAGAAGGCGCTGATTGCCCATCTGCTCGGGGAGTGA
- a CDS encoding [LysW]-lysine hydrolase → MSASADQTVGDEAARRLVADLVEIPSPTGDERECAERLVAFFEEHGREAWLDEVGNVRAPGDDSVLLTSHIDTVPGDVPVRVEDGELWGRGSVDAKGPLAAMAAAAVETGVSFVGVVGEETDSRGARHLVEDRAEPDAVVNGEPSGSDGVTLGYRGFLAGGYAASTDSVHTSRPDSNAVQEAMAWWSRVESALADSTAAGAEGDGDDAETPVFERVTAKPVEFSGGTAPDGLSVEASVEVQFRIPPGETADGIRETVETELESGSVAWKEPIPPVMETPRSEVARAFRAAIRRVGGDPRLLRKTGTSDMNLYAGAWDCPMATYGPGDSELDHAPNEHLDLGEFDRAVAVLKRVSETLQE, encoded by the coding sequence GTGAGCGCGAGCGCCGACCAGACCGTCGGCGACGAGGCGGCCCGTCGCCTCGTCGCGGACCTCGTGGAAATTCCCTCGCCGACGGGCGACGAACGGGAGTGCGCCGAGCGTCTGGTCGCCTTCTTCGAGGAGCACGGCCGCGAAGCGTGGCTAGACGAGGTGGGCAACGTCCGCGCGCCCGGCGACGATTCGGTGCTGTTGACCTCCCACATCGACACCGTGCCGGGAGACGTTCCCGTCCGGGTGGAAGACGGGGAACTCTGGGGTCGCGGGAGCGTAGACGCCAAAGGACCCCTCGCGGCGATGGCGGCGGCGGCAGTCGAGACGGGCGTCAGTTTCGTCGGCGTCGTCGGCGAGGAGACAGACTCCCGCGGCGCGCGCCACCTCGTCGAAGACCGCGCGGAACCCGACGCGGTGGTCAACGGCGAACCCTCCGGGTCGGACGGTGTGACCCTCGGCTACCGGGGATTTCTGGCCGGTGGGTACGCCGCCAGCACCGACTCGGTTCACACCTCCCGGCCCGACTCGAACGCGGTGCAGGAGGCGATGGCGTGGTGGTCGCGCGTCGAATCGGCGCTCGCCGATTCGACCGCCGCGGGCGCGGAAGGGGACGGCGACGACGCCGAAACCCCCGTCTTCGAGCGGGTGACGGCCAAGCCAGTCGAGTTCTCCGGTGGAACCGCCCCAGACGGTCTCTCGGTGGAGGCGAGCGTAGAGGTGCAGTTCCGGATTCCGCCCGGCGAGACCGCCGACGGGATTCGGGAGACGGTCGAGACCGAACTCGAATCGGGGTCGGTCGCGTGGAAGGAACCGATTCCGCCCGTGATGGAGACGCCGCGGTCCGAGGTGGCGCGAGCGTTCCGGGCCGCGATTCGACGAGTCGGGGGCGACCCCCGACTCCTCCGCAAGACCGGAACCAGCGACATGAACCTCTACGCCGGAGCGTGGGACTGCCCGATGGCGACCTACGGTCCCGGCGACTCCGAGTTGGACCACGCGCCGAACGAACACCTCGACCTCGGAGAGTTCGACCGCGCCGTCGCGGTCCTGAAACGCGTCTCCGAGACCCTACAAGAATGA
- a CDS encoding aspartate aminotransferase family protein produces MTGGFVYSEKPIQIESGEGVHLYDDAGNEYLDFGASYAVATVGHCHPEVVSAVQSQVEKLTFVQASYPNSARDGLYDKLAAVAPGDLENVWLCNSGTEANEAAVKFARSATQNSKIVAAQRGFHGRTLGSLAATWKPKYKKPFEPLAGDFEFVPYGDEQALAEAVDDDTAAVLLEPIQGEGGVNPAPEGYLQTARDVTEETGSALILDEIQTGLGRTGALWACEKRGVVPDVLTSAKGLGGGLPVGATLCADWIAENAGPHGSTFSGGPVVSAAAEATLSVIADENLPENAATVGNHLQSKLGGSELPIRTVRGEGLLLGVEVKRGANRMLKHLAMDHGILALPAGRTVVRLLPPLTVSEAHADEVVAALESVLAEVSA; encoded by the coding sequence ATGACCGGCGGATTCGTCTACTCCGAGAAGCCCATCCAAATCGAGTCGGGCGAGGGCGTCCACCTCTACGACGACGCCGGAAACGAGTATCTGGACTTCGGCGCGAGTTACGCCGTCGCCACGGTCGGTCACTGTCACCCCGAAGTCGTCTCGGCGGTCCAGTCGCAGGTCGAGAAACTGACGTTCGTGCAGGCCAGCTATCCCAACTCGGCCCGCGACGGTCTCTACGACAAACTCGCCGCGGTCGCGCCCGGCGACTTGGAGAACGTCTGGCTCTGCAACTCCGGCACCGAGGCGAACGAGGCGGCCGTCAAGTTCGCCCGGAGTGCGACCCAGAACTCCAAAATCGTCGCGGCCCAGCGCGGGTTCCACGGCCGGACGCTCGGGTCGCTGGCCGCGACGTGGAAACCCAAGTACAAGAAGCCCTTCGAACCCCTCGCCGGGGACTTCGAGTTCGTGCCCTACGGCGACGAGCAAGCTCTCGCGGAGGCCGTGGACGACGACACCGCCGCGGTCCTGCTCGAACCGATTCAGGGCGAGGGCGGCGTGAACCCCGCGCCCGAGGGCTACCTGCAAACCGCCCGCGACGTGACCGAAGAAACCGGGTCGGCCCTGATTCTGGACGAGATTCAGACCGGACTGGGGCGGACCGGCGCGCTCTGGGCCTGCGAGAAGCGCGGGGTCGTGCCGGACGTGCTGACCTCGGCGAAGGGACTCGGCGGCGGACTCCCGGTGGGTGCGACCCTCTGTGCCGACTGGATTGCCGAGAACGCCGGACCTCACGGTTCGACGTTCTCGGGCGGCCCGGTCGTGAGCGCCGCCGCGGAAGCCACGCTGTCGGTCATCGCCGACGAGAACCTCCCGGAGAACGCCGCAACGGTCGGGAACCATCTCCAGTCGAAACTGGGGGGTAGCGAGCTACCGATTCGCACGGTCCGCGGCGAGGGACTGCTTCTCGGCGTCGAAGTCAAGCGCGGCGCGAACCGGATGCTGAAGCATCTGGCGATGGACCACGGGATTCTGGCGCTTCCCGCGGGCCGGACCGTGGTCCGCCTGCTCCCGCCGCTGACCGTCTCGGAGGCCCACGCCGACGAGGTGGTCGCGGCCTTAGAGAGCGTCCTCGCGGAGGTGTCGGCGTGA
- a CDS encoding acetylglutamate/acetylaminoadipate kinase: MTQYTKSELEEAHEQLVDNDLSDDGLRTDGGVTGEDQHAPVVVKIGGARAVEPEGALADIAHLVANGEDVVVVHGGSTAVDDTLERLGEDPEYVETPGGVVGRFTDETTMEVFEMVLPGKLNTDLVAGLHNQGVNAVGLSGTDGKLLTGPRKSAVKVLEDGRKKIKRGDHSGKIEAVNDDLLSTLLAGSYVPVVTVPMLAEENEGGANASDWTPVNADADRAAAAIAGALGGELVVLTDVAGVYEDPDDADSLIESVGTPAELEDAEDAAEGFMTKKVMAAVEALEGGAASVTIADANNRDPITAARTGHGTEFQPGAVR; the protein is encoded by the coding sequence ATGACACAGTACACCAAATCGGAACTCGAAGAAGCCCACGAGCAACTCGTGGACAACGACCTCAGCGACGACGGACTCCGGACCGACGGGGGAGTCACCGGCGAGGACCAGCACGCACCCGTCGTCGTCAAAATCGGCGGCGCGCGCGCCGTCGAACCCGAGGGCGCGCTGGCCGACATCGCGCACCTCGTCGCCAACGGCGAGGACGTGGTGGTCGTCCACGGCGGTTCGACCGCCGTGGACGACACCCTCGAACGCCTCGGCGAGGACCCCGAGTACGTCGAGACGCCGGGCGGCGTCGTCGGCCGGTTCACCGACGAGACCACGATGGAGGTGTTCGAGATGGTCCTGCCGGGCAAACTCAACACCGACCTCGTGGCGGGTCTCCATAATCAGGGCGTCAACGCGGTCGGTCTCTCGGGCACCGACGGAAAACTGCTGACCGGCCCGCGCAAGTCGGCGGTCAAAGTCCTCGAGGACGGCCGCAAGAAGATAAAGCGCGGCGACCACTCCGGCAAAATCGAGGCGGTCAACGACGACCTGCTCTCGACCCTGCTCGCCGGAAGCTACGTCCCGGTCGTCACGGTGCCGATGCTGGCCGAAGAGAACGAGGGCGGCGCGAACGCGAGCGACTGGACGCCGGTCAACGCCGACGCCGACCGCGCGGCCGCCGCAATCGCGGGCGCACTCGGCGGCGAGTTGGTCGTGCTGACCGACGTGGCGGGCGTCTACGAGGACCCCGACGACGCCGACTCGCTCATCGAGTCGGTCGGGACGCCCGCGGAGTTGGAAGACGCGGAGGACGCCGCGGAGGGTTTCATGACCAAGAAGGTCATGGCCGCGGTCGAAGCGCTGGAGGGCGGCGCGGCCTCCGTGACTATCGCGGACGCGAACAACCGCGACCCCATCACCGCGGCCCGGACCGGCCACGGGACCGAGTTCCAACCGGGGGCAGTCAGATGA
- the argC gene encoding N-acetyl-gamma-glutamyl-phosphate reductase, which translates to MAVGDADAADAAASAAGETLTATVVGASGFAGGELLRILAGHPNFDLAGATSREYAGKSVGSVHPNLRGSDLRFSDPADLDSVDVVFAATPHGVSMAQIDQFYESADTVVDLSADFRLNTEAQYDQWYDGHDAPEYLDEAVYALPELHREELPGADLIAAGGCNATATILGLYPLFDGGVLSGGERIVADVKVGSSEGGAGGGKASSHPERSGVVRPYAPTGHRHEAEIEQELGASVSFTAHAVDMVRGAAATCHVFPDGPVSKGDLWSAFRGTYDDEHFVRLQSGGSGVYRYPEPKAVAGTNYAEVGFELDPGNERLVVFSAIDNLVKGTAGQAVHAANLALGLEETAGLDFQGLHPVGSP; encoded by the coding sequence ATGGCCGTCGGAGACGCGGACGCGGCCGACGCCGCGGCGTCGGCCGCGGGCGAAACCCTCACTGCCACCGTCGTCGGCGCGAGCGGGTTCGCGGGCGGCGAACTCCTCCGCATTCTCGCGGGCCACCCGAACTTCGACCTCGCGGGCGCGACCAGCCGCGAGTACGCGGGCAAGTCCGTCGGGTCGGTCCACCCCAACCTCCGGGGTAGCGACCTGCGCTTCTCGGACCCCGCGGACCTCGACTCGGTGGACGTGGTGTTCGCCGCGACGCCCCACGGCGTCTCGATGGCCCAAATCGACCAGTTCTACGAGTCGGCCGACACCGTGGTAGACCTGAGCGCCGACTTCCGGTTGAACACCGAAGCCCAGTACGACCAGTGGTACGACGGCCACGACGCCCCCGAGTATCTGGACGAAGCCGTCTACGCCCTGCCGGAACTCCACCGCGAGGAGTTGCCCGGCGCGGACCTGATTGCCGCGGGCGGGTGCAACGCCACCGCGACGATTCTGGGTCTCTACCCCCTGTTCGACGGCGGAGTTCTCTCCGGCGGCGAGCGAATCGTCGCTGACGTGAAGGTCGGGTCCTCGGAGGGCGGCGCGGGCGGCGGGAAGGCCTCCAGCCACCCCGAGCGCTCGGGCGTCGTCCGGCCCTACGCGCCGACCGGCCACCGCCACGAGGCCGAAATCGAACAGGAACTCGGTGCCTCGGTCTCGTTCACCGCCCACGCGGTGGACATGGTTCGGGGCGCGGCCGCGACCTGTCACGTCTTCCCGGACGGACCCGTCTCGAAGGGCGACCTCTGGTCGGCCTTCCGCGGGACCTACGACGACGAACACTTCGTCCGCCTCCAGTCGGGCGGGTCGGGCGTCTATCGCTACCCCGAACCCAAGGCGGTCGCGGGGACCAACTACGCCGAAGTCGGCTTCGAGTTGGACCCCGGAAACGAGCGCCTCGTCGTCTTCAGCGCCATCGACAATCTGGTGAAAGGCACGGCCGGGCAAGCGGTCCACGCCGCGAACCTCGCGCTCGGTCTCGAAGAGACCGCGGGACTCGACTTTCAGGGACTCCACCCGGTGGGAAGCCCATGA
- the lysX gene encoding lysine biosynthesis protein LysX has product MQVGLLYSRIRKDEKLLLSELRERGHDVVKIDVRNLQFGLDEAPELFADLDIVVDRCLATSRSLYATKFCDAYGVPVVNSAETARTCADKVQNSLALAQAGVPTPATDVAFTKESAMESIEQFGYPCVLKPVVGSWGRLMAKIDSESAAEAILEHKATLGHYEHKVFYVQEFVDKPGRDVRVLATDGEPVAAMVRSSDHWLTNAAKGAETEAFELDAEAEKLVQQASDAVGGGLLGVDLMETGDSYTVHEVNHTVEFKSLNEAVETDVPAAVVDWLEAKAAEGAKQEVLA; this is encoded by the coding sequence TTGCAGGTTGGACTACTCTACTCCCGGATTCGGAAAGACGAGAAGCTTCTGCTCTCGGAACTCCGCGAGCGCGGCCACGACGTGGTGAAGATAGACGTTCGGAACCTCCAGTTCGGACTGGACGAGGCCCCCGAACTCTTCGCGGACCTCGACATCGTGGTGGACCGGTGTCTCGCCACGAGTCGGAGCCTCTACGCCACGAAGTTCTGCGACGCCTACGGCGTCCCCGTGGTCAACTCCGCGGAGACCGCCCGGACCTGCGCCGACAAGGTGCAAAACAGCCTCGCGCTCGCGCAGGCTGGCGTGCCCACGCCCGCGACCGACGTGGCGTTCACCAAGGAGTCGGCGATGGAGAGCATCGAGCAGTTCGGCTACCCCTGCGTCCTCAAGCCCGTGGTCGGGTCGTGGGGCCGCCTGATGGCCAAAATCGACTCCGAGAGCGCGGCCGAGGCGATTCTCGAACACAAGGCCACGCTCGGCCACTACGAACACAAGGTGTTCTACGTTCAGGAGTTCGTGGACAAACCCGGCCGCGACGTGCGCGTCCTCGCCACCGACGGCGAACCCGTCGCCGCGATGGTGCGCTCGTCGGACCACTGGCTCACGAACGCCGCGAAGGGCGCGGAGACCGAGGCGTTCGAACTCGACGCCGAAGCCGAGAAGCTAGTCCAGCAGGCCAGCGATGCGGTTGGCGGCGGCTTGCTCGGCGTGGACCTGATGGAGACGGGCGATTCGTACACCGTCCACGAGGTCAACCACACCGTCGAGTTCAAGTCGCTGAACGAGGCCGTCGAGACCGACGTGCCCGCCGCGGTGGTCGATTGGCTCGAAGCCAAGGCCGCCGAGGGCGCGAAGCAGGAGGTGCTGGCCTGA